A section of the Drosophila sechellia strain sech25 chromosome 3L, ASM438219v1, whole genome shotgun sequence genome encodes:
- the LOC6610716 gene encoding double-stranded RNA-binding protein Staufen homolog isoform X8, whose translation MSRLTEEMVIARAKQSDLCLIKKLNCWGSDLSDVSIIKRMRGVEVLALSVNKISTLSTFEDCTKLEELYLRKNSISDINEIAYLQNLPSLRNLWLEENPCCEQAGPNYRSIVLRALPNLKKLDNVEVTKQEVEEALRGGGVGAPEEEVYEDAYQQHQQSTRSSPQQIPQQQQHSYPQHSPPLQQQQQPYQPQQQSQQQRVCTSPTKEEYYQSDRPAYPAHYRHSQTDLTEWEEHQQVPQVHHNPYGSQKQLHHPQRRSAGPEMTAYRNGSARENGGEWDPEDRSRARRPEGRYSDGTSSLSASVMNHYSGYHRRPINRNSNILSAALCLVKELDYASLEVLEHAVRCRIDELANE comes from the exons ATGTCGAGACTCACCGAGGAAATGGTGATTGCGCGGGCCAAGCAATCCGATCTGTGTCTGATCAAAAAGCTAAATTGCTG GGGCAGTGATCTCAGCGATGTGTCCATCATCAAGCGAATGCGTGGAGTGGAAGTTCTGGCTCTTAG TGTCAACAAGATCAGCACGCTGTCGACCTTCGAGGATTGCACAAAGCTGGAGGAGCTGTATCTGCGCAAAAACAGCATCTCTGACATCAATGAGATTGCCTACCTGCAAAATCTTCCGAGTCTCAGGAATCTCTGGCTGGAGGAAAATCCCTGCTGCGAACAAGCTGGCCCCAA CTATCGTTCGATCGTATTACGCGCCCTGCCCAACCTGAAGAAACTCGACAATGTTGAGGTCACAAAgcaggaggtggaggaggcgCTGCGTGGAGGCGGAGTCGGCGCACCAGAGGAAGAGGTCTACGAGGATGCCTaccagcaacatcagcagtcgACGCGGTCATCGCCGCAGCAGAtaccgcagcagcagcaacacagcTACCCGCAACACTCGCcgccgctgcagcagcagcagcaaccataccaaccgcagcagcagtcgcagcagcaacgCGTCTGCACCAGTCCCACGAAAGAG GAATACTATCAGTCGGACAGACCCGCCTACCCGGCGCACTACCGCCACAGCCAGACGGACCTCACCGAGTGGGAGGAGCACCAGCAGGTGCCCCAGGTGCATCACAATCCCTACGGCAGCCAGAAACAGTTGCACCACCCGCAGCGACGCAGCGCAGGACCGGAGATGACGGCCTACCGGAACGGCAGTGCCCGGGAGAACGGCGGCGAATGGGATCCGGAGGACAGGTCCAGGGCGAG GCGACCCGAGGGAAGATATAGTGACGGGACCTCGTCATTGTCGGCCTCTGTGATGAATCACTACTCGGGCTACCATCGCAGGCCCATAAATAGG AATTCGAATATTCTCTCCGCCGCACTGTGTTTGGTGAAGGAGTTGGACTACGCCAGTCTGGAGGTTCTGGAGCACGCTGTGCGGTGTCGCATTGATGAGTTGGCGAACGAATGA
- the LOC6610716 gene encoding RNA polymerase II degradation factor 1 isoform X3, producing the protein MSRLTEEMVIARAKQSDLCLIKKLNCWGSDLSDVSIIKRMRGVEVLALSVNKISTLSTFEDCTKLEELYLRKNSISDINEIAYLQNLPSLRNLWLEENPCCEQAGPNYRSIVLRALPNLKKLDNVEVTKQEVEEALRGGGVGAPEEEVYEDAYQQHQQSTRSSPQQIPQQQQHSYPQHSPPLQQQQQPYQPQQQSQQQRVCTSPTKEPPQLPSPLVKNSSEGSISQSASDLCQVQAAQPLKGSQPPTPTKEPVHPSSPMYNTITKEQRTSYHQYDRSPGSDQENSLHTYREVRPTPFPPSISAHSMKEYYQSDRPAYPAHYRHSQTDLTEWEEHQQVPQVHHNPYGSQKQLHHPQRRSAGPEMTAYRNGSARENGGEWDPEDRSRARRPEGRYSDGTSSLSASVMNHYSGYHRRPINRNSNILSAALCLVKELDYASLEVLEHAVRCRIDELANE; encoded by the exons ATGTCGAGACTCACCGAGGAAATGGTGATTGCGCGGGCCAAGCAATCCGATCTGTGTCTGATCAAAAAGCTAAATTGCTG GGGCAGTGATCTCAGCGATGTGTCCATCATCAAGCGAATGCGTGGAGTGGAAGTTCTGGCTCTTAG TGTCAACAAGATCAGCACGCTGTCGACCTTCGAGGATTGCACAAAGCTGGAGGAGCTGTATCTGCGCAAAAACAGCATCTCTGACATCAATGAGATTGCCTACCTGCAAAATCTTCCGAGTCTCAGGAATCTCTGGCTGGAGGAAAATCCCTGCTGCGAACAAGCTGGCCCCAA CTATCGTTCGATCGTATTACGCGCCCTGCCCAACCTGAAGAAACTCGACAATGTTGAGGTCACAAAgcaggaggtggaggaggcgCTGCGTGGAGGCGGAGTCGGCGCACCAGAGGAAGAGGTCTACGAGGATGCCTaccagcaacatcagcagtcgACGCGGTCATCGCCGCAGCAGAtaccgcagcagcagcaacacagcTACCCGCAACACTCGCcgccgctgcagcagcagcagcaaccataccaaccgcagcagcagtcgcagcagcaacgCGTCTGCACCAGTCCCACGAAAGAG CCGCCGCAGTTGCCCAGTCCGCTGGTAAAAAACAGCAGCGAAGGAAGCATCAGCCAAAGTGCCAGCGATCTCTGCCAGGTGCAGGCGGCTCAGCCGCTAAAGGGTTCCCAGCCGCCCACGCCCACCAAG GAACCCGTGCATCCGTCATCGCCCATGTATAACACCATAACCAAAGAGCAGCGCACCTCCTACCACCAGTACGAT CGCTCGCCGGGATCCGACCAGGAAAATAGTCTGCACACTTACAGGGAGGTGCGGCCCACGCCGTTCCCGCCCAGCATTTCTGCGCACTCAATGAAG GAATACTATCAGTCGGACAGACCCGCCTACCCGGCGCACTACCGCCACAGCCAGACGGACCTCACCGAGTGGGAGGAGCACCAGCAGGTGCCCCAGGTGCATCACAATCCCTACGGCAGCCAGAAACAGTTGCACCACCCGCAGCGACGCAGCGCAGGACCGGAGATGACGGCCTACCGGAACGGCAGTGCCCGGGAGAACGGCGGCGAATGGGATCCGGAGGACAGGTCCAGGGCGAG GCGACCCGAGGGAAGATATAGTGACGGGACCTCGTCATTGTCGGCCTCTGTGATGAATCACTACTCGGGCTACCATCGCAGGCCCATAAATAGG AATTCGAATATTCTCTCCGCCGCACTGTGTTTGGTGAAGGAGTTGGACTACGCCAGTCTGGAGGTTCTGGAGCACGCTGTGCGGTGTCGCATTGATGAGTTGGCGAACGAATGA
- the LOC6610716 gene encoding double-stranded RNA-binding protein Staufen homolog isoform X4: MSRLTEEMVIARAKQSDLCLIKKLNCWGSDLSDVSIIKRMRGVEVLALSVNKISTLSTFEDCTKLEELYLRKNSISDINEIAYLQNLPSLRNLWLEENPCCEQAGPNYRSIVLRALPNLKKLDNVEVTKQEVEEALRGGGVGAPEEEVYEDAYQQHQQSTRSSPQQIPQQQQHSYPQHSPPLQQQQQPYQPQQQSQQQRVCTSPTKEEPVHPSSPMYNTITKEQRTSYHQYDRSPGSDQENSLHTYREVRPTPFPPSISAHSMKEYYQSDRPAYPAHYRHSQTDLTEWEEHQQVPQVHHNPYGSQKQLHHPQRRSAGPEMTAYRNGSARENGGEWDPEDRSRARRPEGRYSDGTSSLSASVMNHYSGYHRRPINRLNHVPLSQNSNILSAALCLVKELDYASLEVLEHAVRCRIDELANE, encoded by the exons ATGTCGAGACTCACCGAGGAAATGGTGATTGCGCGGGCCAAGCAATCCGATCTGTGTCTGATCAAAAAGCTAAATTGCTG GGGCAGTGATCTCAGCGATGTGTCCATCATCAAGCGAATGCGTGGAGTGGAAGTTCTGGCTCTTAG TGTCAACAAGATCAGCACGCTGTCGACCTTCGAGGATTGCACAAAGCTGGAGGAGCTGTATCTGCGCAAAAACAGCATCTCTGACATCAATGAGATTGCCTACCTGCAAAATCTTCCGAGTCTCAGGAATCTCTGGCTGGAGGAAAATCCCTGCTGCGAACAAGCTGGCCCCAA CTATCGTTCGATCGTATTACGCGCCCTGCCCAACCTGAAGAAACTCGACAATGTTGAGGTCACAAAgcaggaggtggaggaggcgCTGCGTGGAGGCGGAGTCGGCGCACCAGAGGAAGAGGTCTACGAGGATGCCTaccagcaacatcagcagtcgACGCGGTCATCGCCGCAGCAGAtaccgcagcagcagcaacacagcTACCCGCAACACTCGCcgccgctgcagcagcagcagcaaccataccaaccgcagcagcagtcgcagcagcaacgCGTCTGCACCAGTCCCACGAAAGAG GAACCCGTGCATCCGTCATCGCCCATGTATAACACCATAACCAAAGAGCAGCGCACCTCCTACCACCAGTACGAT CGCTCGCCGGGATCCGACCAGGAAAATAGTCTGCACACTTACAGGGAGGTGCGGCCCACGCCGTTCCCGCCCAGCATTTCTGCGCACTCAATGAAG GAATACTATCAGTCGGACAGACCCGCCTACCCGGCGCACTACCGCCACAGCCAGACGGACCTCACCGAGTGGGAGGAGCACCAGCAGGTGCCCCAGGTGCATCACAATCCCTACGGCAGCCAGAAACAGTTGCACCACCCGCAGCGACGCAGCGCAGGACCGGAGATGACGGCCTACCGGAACGGCAGTGCCCGGGAGAACGGCGGCGAATGGGATCCGGAGGACAGGTCCAGGGCGAG GCGACCCGAGGGAAGATATAGTGACGGGACCTCGTCATTGTCGGCCTCTGTGATGAATCACTACTCGGGCTACCATCGCAGGCCCATAAATAGG CTGAATCACGTCCCGCTTTCGCAGAATTCGAATATTCTCTCCGCCGCACTGTGTTTGGTGAAGGAGTTGGACTACGCCAGTCTGGAGGTTCTGGAGCACGCTGTGCGGTGTCGCATTGATGAGTTGGCGAACGAATGA
- the LOC6610716 gene encoding double-stranded RNA-binding protein Staufen homolog isoform X7: MSRLTEEMVIARAKQSDLCLIKKLNCWGSDLSDVSIIKRMRGVEVLALSVNKISTLSTFEDCTKLEELYLRKNSISDINEIAYLQNLPSLRNLWLEENPCCEQAGPNYRSIVLRALPNLKKLDNVEVTKQEVEEALRGGGVGAPEEEVYEDAYQQHQQSTRSSPQQIPQQQQHSYPQHSPPLQQQQQPYQPQQQSQQQRVCTSPTKEEYYQSDRPAYPAHYRHSQTDLTEWEEHQQVPQVHHNPYGSQKQLHHPQRRSAGPEMTAYRNGSARENGGEWDPEDRSRARRPEGRYSDGTSSLSASVMNHYSGYHRRPINRLNHVPLSQNSNILSAALCLVKELDYASLEVLEHAVRCRIDELANE; encoded by the exons ATGTCGAGACTCACCGAGGAAATGGTGATTGCGCGGGCCAAGCAATCCGATCTGTGTCTGATCAAAAAGCTAAATTGCTG GGGCAGTGATCTCAGCGATGTGTCCATCATCAAGCGAATGCGTGGAGTGGAAGTTCTGGCTCTTAG TGTCAACAAGATCAGCACGCTGTCGACCTTCGAGGATTGCACAAAGCTGGAGGAGCTGTATCTGCGCAAAAACAGCATCTCTGACATCAATGAGATTGCCTACCTGCAAAATCTTCCGAGTCTCAGGAATCTCTGGCTGGAGGAAAATCCCTGCTGCGAACAAGCTGGCCCCAA CTATCGTTCGATCGTATTACGCGCCCTGCCCAACCTGAAGAAACTCGACAATGTTGAGGTCACAAAgcaggaggtggaggaggcgCTGCGTGGAGGCGGAGTCGGCGCACCAGAGGAAGAGGTCTACGAGGATGCCTaccagcaacatcagcagtcgACGCGGTCATCGCCGCAGCAGAtaccgcagcagcagcaacacagcTACCCGCAACACTCGCcgccgctgcagcagcagcagcaaccataccaaccgcagcagcagtcgcagcagcaacgCGTCTGCACCAGTCCCACGAAAGAG GAATACTATCAGTCGGACAGACCCGCCTACCCGGCGCACTACCGCCACAGCCAGACGGACCTCACCGAGTGGGAGGAGCACCAGCAGGTGCCCCAGGTGCATCACAATCCCTACGGCAGCCAGAAACAGTTGCACCACCCGCAGCGACGCAGCGCAGGACCGGAGATGACGGCCTACCGGAACGGCAGTGCCCGGGAGAACGGCGGCGAATGGGATCCGGAGGACAGGTCCAGGGCGAG GCGACCCGAGGGAAGATATAGTGACGGGACCTCGTCATTGTCGGCCTCTGTGATGAATCACTACTCGGGCTACCATCGCAGGCCCATAAATAGG CTGAATCACGTCCCGCTTTCGCAGAATTCGAATATTCTCTCCGCCGCACTGTGTTTGGTGAAGGAGTTGGACTACGCCAGTCTGGAGGTTCTGGAGCACGCTGTGCGGTGTCGCATTGATGAGTTGGCGAACGAATGA
- the LOC6610716 gene encoding double-stranded RNA-binding protein Staufen homolog isoform X6 produces MSRLTEEMVIARAKQSDLCLIKKLNCWGSDLSDVSIIKRMRGVEVLALSVNKISTLSTFEDCTKLEELYLRKNSISDINEIAYLQNLPSLRNLWLEENPCCEQAGPNYRSIVLRALPNLKKLDNVEVTKQEVEEALRGGGVGAPEEEVYEDAYQQHQQSTRSSPQQIPQQQQHSYPQHSPPLQQQQQPYQPQQQSQQQRVCTSPTKERSPGSDQENSLHTYREVRPTPFPPSISAHSMKEYYQSDRPAYPAHYRHSQTDLTEWEEHQQVPQVHHNPYGSQKQLHHPQRRSAGPEMTAYRNGSARENGGEWDPEDRSRARRPEGRYSDGTSSLSASVMNHYSGYHRRPINRLNHVPLSQNSNILSAALCLVKELDYASLEVLEHAVRCRIDELANE; encoded by the exons ATGTCGAGACTCACCGAGGAAATGGTGATTGCGCGGGCCAAGCAATCCGATCTGTGTCTGATCAAAAAGCTAAATTGCTG GGGCAGTGATCTCAGCGATGTGTCCATCATCAAGCGAATGCGTGGAGTGGAAGTTCTGGCTCTTAG TGTCAACAAGATCAGCACGCTGTCGACCTTCGAGGATTGCACAAAGCTGGAGGAGCTGTATCTGCGCAAAAACAGCATCTCTGACATCAATGAGATTGCCTACCTGCAAAATCTTCCGAGTCTCAGGAATCTCTGGCTGGAGGAAAATCCCTGCTGCGAACAAGCTGGCCCCAA CTATCGTTCGATCGTATTACGCGCCCTGCCCAACCTGAAGAAACTCGACAATGTTGAGGTCACAAAgcaggaggtggaggaggcgCTGCGTGGAGGCGGAGTCGGCGCACCAGAGGAAGAGGTCTACGAGGATGCCTaccagcaacatcagcagtcgACGCGGTCATCGCCGCAGCAGAtaccgcagcagcagcaacacagcTACCCGCAACACTCGCcgccgctgcagcagcagcagcaaccataccaaccgcagcagcagtcgcagcagcaacgCGTCTGCACCAGTCCCACGAAAGAG CGCTCGCCGGGATCCGACCAGGAAAATAGTCTGCACACTTACAGGGAGGTGCGGCCCACGCCGTTCCCGCCCAGCATTTCTGCGCACTCAATGAAG GAATACTATCAGTCGGACAGACCCGCCTACCCGGCGCACTACCGCCACAGCCAGACGGACCTCACCGAGTGGGAGGAGCACCAGCAGGTGCCCCAGGTGCATCACAATCCCTACGGCAGCCAGAAACAGTTGCACCACCCGCAGCGACGCAGCGCAGGACCGGAGATGACGGCCTACCGGAACGGCAGTGCCCGGGAGAACGGCGGCGAATGGGATCCGGAGGACAGGTCCAGGGCGAG GCGACCCGAGGGAAGATATAGTGACGGGACCTCGTCATTGTCGGCCTCTGTGATGAATCACTACTCGGGCTACCATCGCAGGCCCATAAATAGG CTGAATCACGTCCCGCTTTCGCAGAATTCGAATATTCTCTCCGCCGCACTGTGTTTGGTGAAGGAGTTGGACTACGCCAGTCTGGAGGTTCTGGAGCACGCTGTGCGGTGTCGCATTGATGAGTTGGCGAACGAATGA
- the LOC6610716 gene encoding RNA polymerase II degradation factor 1 isoform X2: MSRLTEEMVIARAKQSDLCLIKKLNCWGSDLSDVSIIKRMRGVEVLALSVNKISTLSTFEDCTKLEELYLRKNSISDINEIAYLQNLPSLRNLWLEENPCCEQAGPNYRSIVLRALPNLKKLDNVEVTKQEVEEALRGGGVGAPEEEVYEDAYQQHQQSTRSSPQQIPQQQQHSYPQHSPPLQQQQQPYQPQQQSQQQRVCTSPTKELPSPLVKNSSEGSISQSASDLCQVQAAQPLKGSQPPTPTKEPVHPSSPMYNTITKEQRTSYHQYDRSPGSDQENSLHTYREVRPTPFPPSISAHSMKEYYQSDRPAYPAHYRHSQTDLTEWEEHQQVPQVHHNPYGSQKQLHHPQRRSAGPEMTAYRNGSARENGGEWDPEDRSRARRPEGRYSDGTSSLSASVMNHYSGYHRRPINRLNHVPLSQNSNILSAALCLVKELDYASLEVLEHAVRCRIDELANE; the protein is encoded by the exons ATGTCGAGACTCACCGAGGAAATGGTGATTGCGCGGGCCAAGCAATCCGATCTGTGTCTGATCAAAAAGCTAAATTGCTG GGGCAGTGATCTCAGCGATGTGTCCATCATCAAGCGAATGCGTGGAGTGGAAGTTCTGGCTCTTAG TGTCAACAAGATCAGCACGCTGTCGACCTTCGAGGATTGCACAAAGCTGGAGGAGCTGTATCTGCGCAAAAACAGCATCTCTGACATCAATGAGATTGCCTACCTGCAAAATCTTCCGAGTCTCAGGAATCTCTGGCTGGAGGAAAATCCCTGCTGCGAACAAGCTGGCCCCAA CTATCGTTCGATCGTATTACGCGCCCTGCCCAACCTGAAGAAACTCGACAATGTTGAGGTCACAAAgcaggaggtggaggaggcgCTGCGTGGAGGCGGAGTCGGCGCACCAGAGGAAGAGGTCTACGAGGATGCCTaccagcaacatcagcagtcgACGCGGTCATCGCCGCAGCAGAtaccgcagcagcagcaacacagcTACCCGCAACACTCGCcgccgctgcagcagcagcagcaaccataccaaccgcagcagcagtcgcagcagcaacgCGTCTGCACCAGTCCCACGAAAGAG TTGCCCAGTCCGCTGGTAAAAAACAGCAGCGAAGGAAGCATCAGCCAAAGTGCCAGCGATCTCTGCCAGGTGCAGGCGGCTCAGCCGCTAAAGGGTTCCCAGCCGCCCACGCCCACCAAG GAACCCGTGCATCCGTCATCGCCCATGTATAACACCATAACCAAAGAGCAGCGCACCTCCTACCACCAGTACGAT CGCTCGCCGGGATCCGACCAGGAAAATAGTCTGCACACTTACAGGGAGGTGCGGCCCACGCCGTTCCCGCCCAGCATTTCTGCGCACTCAATGAAG GAATACTATCAGTCGGACAGACCCGCCTACCCGGCGCACTACCGCCACAGCCAGACGGACCTCACCGAGTGGGAGGAGCACCAGCAGGTGCCCCAGGTGCATCACAATCCCTACGGCAGCCAGAAACAGTTGCACCACCCGCAGCGACGCAGCGCAGGACCGGAGATGACGGCCTACCGGAACGGCAGTGCCCGGGAGAACGGCGGCGAATGGGATCCGGAGGACAGGTCCAGGGCGAG GCGACCCGAGGGAAGATATAGTGACGGGACCTCGTCATTGTCGGCCTCTGTGATGAATCACTACTCGGGCTACCATCGCAGGCCCATAAATAGG CTGAATCACGTCCCGCTTTCGCAGAATTCGAATATTCTCTCCGCCGCACTGTGTTTGGTGAAGGAGTTGGACTACGCCAGTCTGGAGGTTCTGGAGCACGCTGTGCGGTGTCGCATTGATGAGTTGGCGAACGAATGA
- the LOC6610716 gene encoding RNA polymerase II degradation factor 1 isoform X1 translates to MSRLTEEMVIARAKQSDLCLIKKLNCWGSDLSDVSIIKRMRGVEVLALSVNKISTLSTFEDCTKLEELYLRKNSISDINEIAYLQNLPSLRNLWLEENPCCEQAGPNYRSIVLRALPNLKKLDNVEVTKQEVEEALRGGGVGAPEEEVYEDAYQQHQQSTRSSPQQIPQQQQHSYPQHSPPLQQQQQPYQPQQQSQQQRVCTSPTKEPPQLPSPLVKNSSEGSISQSASDLCQVQAAQPLKGSQPPTPTKEPVHPSSPMYNTITKEQRTSYHQYDRSPGSDQENSLHTYREVRPTPFPPSISAHSMKEYYQSDRPAYPAHYRHSQTDLTEWEEHQQVPQVHHNPYGSQKQLHHPQRRSAGPEMTAYRNGSARENGGEWDPEDRSRARRPEGRYSDGTSSLSASVMNHYSGYHRRPINRLNHVPLSQNSNILSAALCLVKELDYASLEVLEHAVRCRIDELANE, encoded by the exons ATGTCGAGACTCACCGAGGAAATGGTGATTGCGCGGGCCAAGCAATCCGATCTGTGTCTGATCAAAAAGCTAAATTGCTG GGGCAGTGATCTCAGCGATGTGTCCATCATCAAGCGAATGCGTGGAGTGGAAGTTCTGGCTCTTAG TGTCAACAAGATCAGCACGCTGTCGACCTTCGAGGATTGCACAAAGCTGGAGGAGCTGTATCTGCGCAAAAACAGCATCTCTGACATCAATGAGATTGCCTACCTGCAAAATCTTCCGAGTCTCAGGAATCTCTGGCTGGAGGAAAATCCCTGCTGCGAACAAGCTGGCCCCAA CTATCGTTCGATCGTATTACGCGCCCTGCCCAACCTGAAGAAACTCGACAATGTTGAGGTCACAAAgcaggaggtggaggaggcgCTGCGTGGAGGCGGAGTCGGCGCACCAGAGGAAGAGGTCTACGAGGATGCCTaccagcaacatcagcagtcgACGCGGTCATCGCCGCAGCAGAtaccgcagcagcagcaacacagcTACCCGCAACACTCGCcgccgctgcagcagcagcagcaaccataccaaccgcagcagcagtcgcagcagcaacgCGTCTGCACCAGTCCCACGAAAGAG CCGCCGCAGTTGCCCAGTCCGCTGGTAAAAAACAGCAGCGAAGGAAGCATCAGCCAAAGTGCCAGCGATCTCTGCCAGGTGCAGGCGGCTCAGCCGCTAAAGGGTTCCCAGCCGCCCACGCCCACCAAG GAACCCGTGCATCCGTCATCGCCCATGTATAACACCATAACCAAAGAGCAGCGCACCTCCTACCACCAGTACGAT CGCTCGCCGGGATCCGACCAGGAAAATAGTCTGCACACTTACAGGGAGGTGCGGCCCACGCCGTTCCCGCCCAGCATTTCTGCGCACTCAATGAAG GAATACTATCAGTCGGACAGACCCGCCTACCCGGCGCACTACCGCCACAGCCAGACGGACCTCACCGAGTGGGAGGAGCACCAGCAGGTGCCCCAGGTGCATCACAATCCCTACGGCAGCCAGAAACAGTTGCACCACCCGCAGCGACGCAGCGCAGGACCGGAGATGACGGCCTACCGGAACGGCAGTGCCCGGGAGAACGGCGGCGAATGGGATCCGGAGGACAGGTCCAGGGCGAG GCGACCCGAGGGAAGATATAGTGACGGGACCTCGTCATTGTCGGCCTCTGTGATGAATCACTACTCGGGCTACCATCGCAGGCCCATAAATAGG CTGAATCACGTCCCGCTTTCGCAGAATTCGAATATTCTCTCCGCCGCACTGTGTTTGGTGAAGGAGTTGGACTACGCCAGTCTGGAGGTTCTGGAGCACGCTGTGCGGTGTCGCATTGATGAGTTGGCGAACGAATGA
- the LOC6610716 gene encoding double-stranded RNA-binding protein Staufen homolog isoform X5 — MSRLTEEMVIARAKQSDLCLIKKLNCWGSDLSDVSIIKRMRGVEVLALSVNKISTLSTFEDCTKLEELYLRKNSISDINEIAYLQNLPSLRNLWLEENPCCEQAGPNYRSIVLRALPNLKKLDNVEVTKQEVEEALRGGGVGAPEEEVYEDAYQQHQQSTRSSPQQIPQQQQHSYPQHSPPLQQQQQPYQPQQQSQQQRVCTSPTKEEPVHPSSPMYNTITKEQRTSYHQYDRSPGSDQENSLHTYREVRPTPFPPSISAHSMKEYYQSDRPAYPAHYRHSQTDLTEWEEHQQVPQVHHNPYGSQKQLHHPQRRSAGPEMTAYRNGSARENGGEWDPEDRSRARRPEGRYSDGTSSLSASVMNHYSGYHRRPINRNSNILSAALCLVKELDYASLEVLEHAVRCRIDELANE, encoded by the exons ATGTCGAGACTCACCGAGGAAATGGTGATTGCGCGGGCCAAGCAATCCGATCTGTGTCTGATCAAAAAGCTAAATTGCTG GGGCAGTGATCTCAGCGATGTGTCCATCATCAAGCGAATGCGTGGAGTGGAAGTTCTGGCTCTTAG TGTCAACAAGATCAGCACGCTGTCGACCTTCGAGGATTGCACAAAGCTGGAGGAGCTGTATCTGCGCAAAAACAGCATCTCTGACATCAATGAGATTGCCTACCTGCAAAATCTTCCGAGTCTCAGGAATCTCTGGCTGGAGGAAAATCCCTGCTGCGAACAAGCTGGCCCCAA CTATCGTTCGATCGTATTACGCGCCCTGCCCAACCTGAAGAAACTCGACAATGTTGAGGTCACAAAgcaggaggtggaggaggcgCTGCGTGGAGGCGGAGTCGGCGCACCAGAGGAAGAGGTCTACGAGGATGCCTaccagcaacatcagcagtcgACGCGGTCATCGCCGCAGCAGAtaccgcagcagcagcaacacagcTACCCGCAACACTCGCcgccgctgcagcagcagcagcaaccataccaaccgcagcagcagtcgcagcagcaacgCGTCTGCACCAGTCCCACGAAAGAG GAACCCGTGCATCCGTCATCGCCCATGTATAACACCATAACCAAAGAGCAGCGCACCTCCTACCACCAGTACGAT CGCTCGCCGGGATCCGACCAGGAAAATAGTCTGCACACTTACAGGGAGGTGCGGCCCACGCCGTTCCCGCCCAGCATTTCTGCGCACTCAATGAAG GAATACTATCAGTCGGACAGACCCGCCTACCCGGCGCACTACCGCCACAGCCAGACGGACCTCACCGAGTGGGAGGAGCACCAGCAGGTGCCCCAGGTGCATCACAATCCCTACGGCAGCCAGAAACAGTTGCACCACCCGCAGCGACGCAGCGCAGGACCGGAGATGACGGCCTACCGGAACGGCAGTGCCCGGGAGAACGGCGGCGAATGGGATCCGGAGGACAGGTCCAGGGCGAG GCGACCCGAGGGAAGATATAGTGACGGGACCTCGTCATTGTCGGCCTCTGTGATGAATCACTACTCGGGCTACCATCGCAGGCCCATAAATAGG AATTCGAATATTCTCTCCGCCGCACTGTGTTTGGTGAAGGAGTTGGACTACGCCAGTCTGGAGGTTCTGGAGCACGCTGTGCGGTGTCGCATTGATGAGTTGGCGAACGAATGA